A DNA window from Bacteroides cellulosilyticus contains the following coding sequences:
- a CDS encoding Rpn family recombination-promoting nuclease/putative transposase, producing MKTKQEKGDEIMASNYIRFDWAMKRLLRNKANFGVLEGLLTTLLKETITIQKLLESESNQEDEFDKYNRVDMLAENSKGELILIEVQNNNEYAYFQRMLFGTSKLVTEYINRGEGYDKVRKVYSINIVYFSLGSGKDIVYHGKTEFRGIHEGDVLELTPFQKQTFKVDHVSQLYPEYYILKVNDFNQVAKSPLEEWIYYLNTGNIPDTATAPGLHEARERLTLDRMKKDELGAYYRHLDNIVILRDNIFTERAEGRAEGRAEGREEGREEGREEGREEERVANARKMKLRGLDNIMISDITGLPIEDIDKL from the coding sequence ATGAAAACAAAACAAGAGAAAGGAGACGAAATTATGGCAAGTAATTATATTCGTTTCGATTGGGCTATGAAGCGTTTATTGCGCAATAAAGCCAATTTCGGGGTACTCGAAGGACTTCTGACTACCCTGTTGAAAGAGACTATCACGATTCAAAAACTATTGGAAAGCGAAAGTAATCAGGAGGATGAATTTGATAAGTATAATCGCGTGGATATGCTTGCTGAGAACTCCAAAGGCGAGCTTATTCTGATTGAAGTCCAAAACAATAACGAATATGCTTATTTCCAGCGGATGTTGTTCGGCACTTCAAAGTTGGTAACCGAATACATTAATCGCGGAGAAGGCTACGATAAGGTGCGCAAAGTGTATAGTATCAATATTGTATACTTCTCTTTAGGCAGCGGAAAGGATATTGTATATCATGGGAAAACGGAATTTCGGGGGATACATGAAGGTGATGTACTGGAACTGACTCCTTTCCAGAAACAAACTTTTAAAGTGGACCACGTAAGCCAGCTTTATCCTGAGTATTATATCCTAAAAGTGAATGACTTTAATCAAGTGGCCAAAAGTCCTCTTGAAGAGTGGATCTATTATCTGAATACAGGGAATATCCCTGATACCGCTACGGCACCAGGTTTGCATGAAGCTCGCGAACGATTGACTCTGGATAGAATGAAGAAAGATGAACTGGGTGCTTATTATCGGCATCTGGATAACATCGTTATTCTTCGTGATAATATATTCACAGAGCGTGCTGAAGGTAGAGCTGAAGGTAGAGCTGAAGGTCGTGAAGAAGGCCGTGAAGAAGGTCGTGAAGAAGGTCGTGAAGAAGAACGTGTAGCCAATGCCCGTAAAATGAAGCTTAGAGGATTGGATAACATTATGATTTCCGATATTACCGGTCTGCCTATTGAAGATATTGATAAACTATAA
- a CDS encoding glycosyl hydrolase family 95 catalytic domain-containing protein, translating into MKKLQSFFIYMFFSLSASAIGTTDYTQGLSIWFDTPNNLDGQAIWLRASGLRANPDRAWESRSLPIGNGSLGANILGSISAERITLNEKTLWKGGPNTAKGADYYWNVNKQSAEVLKEIRQAFLDGNQEKAALLTQKNFNGLAAYEEKDETPFRFGSFTTMGELYIETGLSEIRMDNYRRILSLDSAMAVVQFDKDGTQYQRKYFISYPDSVMVMKFTASKAGKQNLILSYCPNSEAKSHLKADGNNGLVYTGILNNNGMKFAFRIKAIHKGGTLKAEDDRLIVKDADEVVFLLTADTDYKMNFNPDFKDSKAYVGNDPEQTTQAMMNQALQKGYDELYRNHENDYTSLFNRVRLQLNPEENSPNLPTYQRLANYKKGMPDYQLEQLYYQFGRYLLIASSRPGNMPANLQGIWHNNLDGPWRVDYHNNINIQMNYWPACSTNLSECTWPLIDFIRSLVKPGEKTAQAYFNARGWTASISANIFGFTAPLSNEAMSWNLNPTAGPWLATHIWEYYDYTRDKKFLQETGYELIKSSAQFTVDHLWHKPDGTYTAAPSTSPEHGPVDEGVTFAHAVVREILLDAIQASRVLGVDANERKEWENVLEKLVPYRIGRYGQLLEWSSDIDDPKDEHRHVNHLFGLHPGHTISPVTTPELAQAARVVLEHRGDGATGWSMGWKLNQWARLQDGNHAYKLYGNLLKNGTLDNLWDTHAPFQIDGNFGGTAGVTEMLLQSHMGFIQLLPALPDAWRNGSITGICAKGNFEVSISWKEGKLEKATFLSKSGAPCKVKYGDDELMFKTTKGKIYEVVLKKDRLKKL; encoded by the coding sequence ATGAAAAAGCTCCAATCCTTCTTTATCTACATGTTCTTCTCCTTATCCGCCTCGGCAATAGGAACGACCGATTACACTCAAGGACTCTCCATTTGGTTCGACACCCCCAACAACCTGGACGGACAAGCCATCTGGCTGCGTGCTTCCGGATTAAGAGCCAACCCCGACCGGGCATGGGAAAGCCGCTCACTACCCATCGGAAACGGTAGTCTGGGAGCCAACATCTTAGGTTCCATATCCGCCGAGCGAATCACCCTCAACGAAAAAACCCTCTGGAAAGGAGGACCTAATACGGCCAAAGGAGCCGATTACTATTGGAACGTCAACAAACAATCGGCAGAAGTCCTGAAAGAAATCCGACAGGCTTTTCTGGACGGTAACCAAGAGAAGGCAGCCTTACTCACTCAAAAGAACTTCAACGGATTAGCCGCCTATGAAGAAAAGGACGAAACACCGTTCCGATTCGGCTCGTTTACTACTATGGGAGAACTTTACATAGAAACCGGACTTAGTGAAATCAGAATGGACAATTACCGCCGCATCCTGTCACTGGATTCCGCTATGGCAGTGGTGCAGTTTGACAAGGACGGGACGCAGTATCAGCGCAAATACTTCATATCATATCCGGACAGTGTCATGGTGATGAAGTTCACAGCCAGCAAGGCCGGGAAACAGAACCTCATACTCAGCTATTGCCCCAACAGCGAAGCAAAAAGTCATCTCAAGGCAGACGGGAATAATGGACTGGTCTACACCGGAATCCTCAACAATAACGGCATGAAATTTGCCTTCCGCATCAAAGCCATTCACAAGGGGGGAACACTGAAAGCCGAAGATGACCGCCTCATCGTGAAGGATGCCGATGAAGTGGTATTCCTGCTCACAGCAGATACGGACTATAAAATGAACTTCAACCCGGACTTCAAAGATTCAAAAGCTTATGTAGGCAACGACCCCGAACAAACCACACAAGCCATGATGAACCAAGCCCTACAGAAAGGATATGATGAATTGTACCGGAACCATGAAAACGACTACACCTCCCTTTTCAACCGGGTTCGCCTGCAACTCAATCCGGAGGAAAATAGCCCGAATCTGCCGACTTACCAACGTCTGGCTAATTATAAGAAAGGCATGCCGGACTATCAACTGGAACAATTGTACTATCAGTTCGGCCGCTATCTGCTCATTGCCAGCTCCCGCCCCGGCAATATGCCCGCAAATCTGCAAGGAATATGGCACAACAATCTGGACGGTCCCTGGAGAGTGGATTATCACAATAACATCAACATACAGATGAACTATTGGCCCGCTTGTTCCACTAATCTTTCAGAATGCACCTGGCCTTTGATAGACTTCATTCGTAGCTTGGTGAAACCGGGTGAGAAGACAGCCCAAGCCTATTTCAACGCCCGCGGATGGACTGCCTCCATATCCGCCAACATCTTTGGATTTACAGCGCCTCTGTCCAATGAAGCCATGTCGTGGAACCTGAACCCTACTGCAGGACCTTGGTTAGCCACACATATCTGGGAGTATTACGACTACACCCGTGACAAGAAGTTCCTGCAAGAAACAGGATACGAGCTTATCAAAAGCAGCGCCCAATTCACGGTAGACCATCTGTGGCATAAGCCGGACGGAACTTACACTGCCGCCCCTTCCACCTCACCCGAGCACGGGCCGGTAGACGAAGGAGTCACCTTTGCACATGCCGTAGTACGCGAAATACTGCTGGATGCCATCCAAGCAAGCCGCGTGCTTGGAGTAGACGCCAACGAACGTAAAGAATGGGAGAATGTACTGGAAAAGTTAGTTCCCTATCGTATAGGACGTTACGGCCAACTATTGGAATGGTCTTCGGATATAGACGACCCGAAAGATGAACACCGCCACGTCAACCATCTATTCGGACTACATCCGGGACACACCATTTCTCCCGTAACCACCCCCGAACTGGCCCAAGCCGCCAGGGTAGTGCTTGAACACCGCGGAGATGGCGCCACCGGATGGAGTATGGGATGGAAACTCAATCAATGGGCACGGCTTCAAGATGGAAACCATGCTTATAAATTATACGGTAATCTGCTGAAGAACGGAACCCTGGACAATCTGTGGGACACGCACGCTCCTTTCCAGATTGATGGAAACTTCGGAGGCACGGCCGGAGTAACCGAGATGCTGTTGCAAAGTCACATGGGATTCATCCAACTGCTTCCCGCCCTTCCGGACGCCTGGAGAAACGGTTCGATAACCGGAATCTGCGCCAAAGGTAATTTTGAGGTCTCCATCTCATGGAAAGAGGGCAAGTTGGAGAAAGCTACATTCCTTTCAAAATCAGGAGCTCCCTGTAAAGTGAAGTACGGAGACGATGAACTCATGTTCAAAACCACAAAAGGCAAGATATATGAGGTGGTCCTAAAGAAAGACCGTCTGAAAAAACTCTAA
- a CDS encoding hybrid sensor histidine kinase/response regulator transcription factor, with translation MKKGFLTTLGLTFIMQLILVYPLQAKHYYFKQISVKEGLPSNVRCILRDGQGFVWVGTRAGLGKFDGHELKRYTHKANDPNSLPHNLIHQIAEDKQHNIWVLTEKGIARYQRERNNFTFPTDEDGNYITAYSFCSVPEGILFGGKDRIYMYRYEDDSFKLLQYFNAKSFKITALCPWDSQTLLCCSRWMGLLLVDLQTGKYRRPPFDCGLEIMSMIADTQKRIWVAPYNGGLHCFSPDGKPLSTYTTTNSSLSNNIVVSLAEREGQLWIGTDGGGINILDPETGKISQLEHIPGRENYSLPANSILYLHNDYSNNMWAGSTCNGLISIREVSMKTYTDVVPGNDRGLSNSTVRSLYQQSPDSIWIGTDGGGINLFNPNSEKFTYYPSTWGDKVAYITNFTPGKLLISLFSQGVFEFNPATGEKQPFTIIDKETTTRLCNRGKSVNLYRNTPSTVLLLGDHIYQYHLKDKTFSIITEEEGKDIVGTLVPFRHDGNLTYINDFKHIYGLDNRTSQLKTVFECYRDTVISSASQDKYGRFWIGSNFGLIHYDPVTKAQVHIPTNLFTEVNMVLCDRKGKVWVGADNMLFAWLIKEQKFVLFGESNGAIQNEYLPNSRLVNKQGDAYIGGVRGLLRIDGQLFLNTSESPELQLLDVIINGESANEKIYKSPVKVSVSWNSNINIRIMSREEDIFRQKAYRYQIEGLNDQYIEQYSPELAIRSLPPGNYKIMASCTTKDGSWIPNQEILELIVLPPWYRTWWFTLGCALLVTAIIIEAVRRTLKRNAEKLKWAMKEHEKQTYEEKVRFLINISHELRTPLTLIHAPLCRILKSLSPGDTQYLPLKGIYRQSQRMKNLINMVLDVRKMEVGESKLFIQPHPLNQWIEHISQDFISEGDAKNIHIRYQLDPQIGIVSFDKDKCEIILSNLLINALKHSPQDTEITIDSELCPEAGTVRISIIDQGCGLQQVDTDKLFTRFYQGTGEQSGTGIGLSYSKILVELHGGTIGARDNQEAGATFFFELPLKQEPEEVICQPKAYLNELMLDDNSEPASAEKETFDTTPYTVLAVDDNPDMTDFLKKVLGECFKRVITAKDGVEAIQLAKNHIPDIIVSDVMMPRMNGYELCRNIKEDITISHIPIILLTAKDDKQSQLSGYKNGADAYLTKPFEVEMLMGMIRNRLKNRECIKQRYMDMGVIPAPEESTFSQADETFLLKMNKIVQENLSNTELGIKLMCKEMGVGRSSLYNKLKALTGMGANEYINKFRIEKAIKLIANTDMTFAEIAEETGFTTPSYFSTAFKQYTGKTPTQYKEKKKEI, from the coding sequence ATGAAAAAAGGATTTCTCACGACACTGGGTCTCACATTTATCATGCAATTGATACTTGTCTATCCTCTTCAGGCAAAGCATTACTACTTCAAGCAAATTTCCGTGAAAGAAGGACTACCATCCAACGTTCGCTGTATCCTGAGAGACGGGCAGGGATTTGTATGGGTAGGCACCAGAGCAGGGTTGGGAAAGTTTGACGGACACGAACTTAAGAGATACACACACAAGGCAAACGACCCGAACTCTCTGCCTCACAACCTGATTCATCAAATTGCCGAAGACAAACAGCATAACATCTGGGTACTGACCGAAAAAGGAATTGCCCGCTATCAACGGGAAAGGAATAATTTCACATTTCCTACGGACGAAGACGGGAATTACATCACTGCCTATTCTTTCTGTTCCGTCCCGGAGGGCATCCTGTTCGGAGGTAAAGACAGAATCTATATGTATAGATATGAAGATGACTCTTTCAAACTCTTGCAATATTTCAATGCCAAATCTTTTAAAATCACGGCACTTTGTCCCTGGGACTCCCAAACACTGCTCTGTTGCAGCCGCTGGATGGGATTGTTGCTGGTAGACCTGCAAACCGGAAAGTACAGGCGTCCCCCTTTCGACTGCGGACTGGAAATCATGAGTATGATTGCCGATACGCAGAAAAGAATATGGGTGGCGCCCTACAACGGCGGACTGCATTGTTTCTCGCCAGACGGCAAACCATTATCCACGTATACCACAACCAATTCTTCCCTCAGTAATAACATCGTAGTAAGCCTTGCCGAAAGGGAAGGACAACTATGGATAGGCACAGATGGAGGAGGCATCAACATCCTTGACCCGGAAACCGGGAAAATCTCACAACTGGAGCACATCCCGGGACGGGAAAACTATTCGCTTCCCGCCAACTCCATTCTCTACCTGCACAATGACTATAGCAATAACATGTGGGCAGGAAGCACTTGCAACGGTTTAATCAGCATCCGGGAAGTGTCCATGAAAACCTACACGGATGTGGTTCCCGGCAACGACCGCGGACTAAGCAACAGCACCGTACGGAGCCTTTACCAACAATCGCCCGACAGTATATGGATAGGTACGGACGGAGGAGGTATCAACCTCTTCAATCCGAATTCGGAGAAATTTACATACTATCCTTCCACTTGGGGAGATAAAGTAGCCTATATCACCAACTTTACTCCCGGGAAATTGCTCATATCTCTTTTCTCACAGGGAGTATTTGAATTTAACCCCGCAACAGGGGAGAAACAGCCCTTCACCATCATCGACAAAGAAACCACTACACGGCTCTGCAACCGGGGGAAATCCGTCAATTTGTATCGGAACACTCCCAGCACCGTATTGCTTCTGGGTGATCATATCTACCAATATCATCTGAAAGACAAAACATTCAGCATCATCACCGAAGAAGAAGGAAAGGATATCGTAGGCACGCTTGTCCCCTTCAGGCACGACGGGAATCTGACTTATATAAATGACTTCAAACACATCTATGGACTGGACAACCGCACTTCACAACTGAAAACGGTCTTCGAGTGCTACAGGGACACAGTCATCAGTTCCGCCTCTCAGGATAAATACGGACGCTTTTGGATAGGAAGTAATTTCGGACTGATTCACTATGACCCGGTTACGAAAGCGCAAGTACATATTCCTACCAATCTGTTCACTGAAGTCAACATGGTGCTGTGCGACCGGAAAGGAAAAGTTTGGGTAGGCGCTGATAATATGCTTTTTGCCTGGCTCATCAAAGAACAGAAGTTTGTACTTTTCGGCGAGTCGAACGGTGCCATACAGAACGAGTACCTGCCCAATTCACGGCTGGTAAACAAACAGGGAGATGCCTATATAGGCGGGGTGAGGGGATTGCTACGCATCGACGGACAGCTCTTTCTCAATACATCCGAGTCACCGGAACTCCAACTACTGGATGTTATTATCAACGGCGAGTCGGCCAATGAAAAGATATACAAAAGCCCGGTGAAAGTTTCCGTTTCGTGGAACAGCAATATCAACATTCGCATCATGTCCAGAGAAGAAGATATATTTCGGCAAAAAGCATACCGGTATCAGATTGAAGGGCTGAATGACCAATACATCGAACAGTACAGTCCGGAACTGGCTATCCGGTCGCTACCACCGGGCAATTACAAAATCATGGCTTCATGCACCACTAAAGACGGCAGCTGGATTCCCAATCAGGAGATATTGGAATTGATAGTACTTCCTCCCTGGTACCGGACATGGTGGTTCACACTTGGTTGCGCCCTTCTGGTTACAGCCATCATTATCGAGGCTGTGCGCAGGACGTTGAAACGCAACGCAGAAAAGCTGAAGTGGGCCATGAAAGAACATGAAAAACAGACGTACGAGGAGAAAGTACGCTTTCTTATCAACATCAGCCACGAACTGCGCACTCCACTGACATTAATCCACGCGCCACTCTGCCGGATATTGAAATCCCTCTCGCCCGGAGACACTCAATACCTGCCGCTAAAAGGTATCTACCGCCAGTCACAACGCATGAAGAACCTGATTAACATGGTGCTCGATGTTCGAAAAATGGAAGTAGGGGAAAGCAAACTGTTCATACAGCCTCATCCGCTCAACCAATGGATTGAGCATATATCGCAAGATTTCATCAGCGAGGGGGATGCGAAGAATATCCATATCCGCTACCAACTCGACCCACAGATAGGCATAGTCAGCTTCGACAAGGACAAGTGCGAAATCATCCTGAGCAACCTGCTTATCAATGCGCTGAAACATAGTCCGCAAGACACGGAAATAACCATTGATTCAGAATTATGCCCCGAAGCAGGAACAGTGCGCATCTCCATCATCGACCAGGGATGCGGATTGCAGCAAGTGGACACGGACAAACTCTTTACCCGCTTCTACCAAGGAACCGGAGAACAGAGTGGAACGGGAATCGGCCTGTCCTATTCCAAAATTCTGGTAGAGCTTCACGGTGGCACCATTGGTGCACGGGACAACCAGGAAGCAGGAGCTACTTTCTTCTTCGAATTGCCGCTGAAACAAGAACCGGAAGAGGTTATCTGCCAGCCGAAAGCATATCTGAATGAACTGATGCTGGACGACAACAGTGAACCCGCCTCTGCTGAGAAGGAAACATTCGATACCACCCCTTACACAGTCCTGGCAGTGGACGATAACCCAGATATGACAGATTTCCTGAAGAAAGTATTAGGAGAATGTTTCAAGCGGGTGATTACTGCCAAAGATGGCGTAGAGGCTATCCAACTTGCCAAGAATCATATTCCGGACATTATTGTCAGCGATGTGATGATGCCCCGTATGAATGGATATGAACTATGCAGAAACATCAAAGAGGACATTACCATCAGCCATATTCCCATTATTCTGCTGACGGCGAAAGACGACAAACAAAGCCAACTGAGCGGCTACAAGAATGGAGCAGATGCTTACCTAACAAAGCCTTTCGAAGTGGAAATGCTCATGGGAATGATTCGTAACCGACTGAAGAACCGGGAATGTATCAAGCAGAGATACATGGATATGGGAGTAATTCCCGCCCCGGAAGAGAGTACGTTCAGCCAGGCTGACGAGACTTTCTTACTAAAAATGAATAAGATTGTCCAGGAAAACTTAAGCAATACGGAACTGGGCATCAAATTGATGTGCAAGGAGATGGGAGTAGGTCGTTCATCGCTTTACAATAAGCTGAAAGCGCTTACCGGCATGGGGGCAAATGAGTATATCAATAAATTCCGGATAGAAAAAGCAATCAAGTTAATAGCCAATACAGATATGACATTTGCTGAGATTGCGGAGGAAACCGGATTCACCACTCCCAGCTATTTCAGTACAGCGTTCAAGCAGTATACAGGGAAGACTCCAACGCAATATAAAGAAAAGAAGAAAGAGATATGA
- a CDS encoding O-antigen ligase family protein: protein MITFLSEAFRSSIFVVTLLGIGAGLYVFLSKIKSLVFFNWVDVFVSVVALGYYFFHFSVSNLWTMGTFSLLLIYWAIRLIPRLPYGFLYFGLLASTFILALTGYLQYAGIVSANHPYFAVTGPYDSPAIYGGVMCLLLSILFTWCLHTGYRKHYKFLYIITVLMGIICLPVFIIIGCRAAWVALLMVVARSVYLSRFRCGNDFFAWFRSHAVFRVLIPLLIILSVYGLYRFKPDSADGRILIWKVTLGMVKEKPLTGFGPGGFTAHYMHYQASYLEEGGTPRERFLADSNHLVYNEPLRLMVDYGVAGFLLYACFLYIALIIPRKKDVVTLSAQSLLTGYLIWGLFAYPDQTFPMQVIALIALACLSHRCRKPLWVFRLAARTCKVLQMVLLIAAIGLAFTFTEKYRCHRKFYQIMNAYSSNRLDESVKELATMESIMQDESAYWIYYCMLLNKIKSDSVLLDKIVRWEELYPTPDTYIMKGDLWQRMGQYDKAETAYLLANWMVPSRQRARSRLALLYRRLGRNEEAMCIAHEILTEKVKVYGFQTHKIHEELKRIFENQIK from the coding sequence ATGATAACCTTTCTGAGTGAAGCATTCCGTTCTTCGATATTTGTAGTTACTTTGCTAGGAATTGGAGCGGGACTATACGTCTTTTTGAGCAAGATAAAATCACTTGTTTTCTTCAATTGGGTAGATGTGTTTGTTTCAGTTGTGGCGTTGGGCTATTATTTCTTCCACTTTTCTGTTTCCAATTTGTGGACGATGGGCACTTTCTCCCTCCTCCTTATTTATTGGGCGATCCGGCTTATTCCCCGGTTGCCTTATGGCTTTTTGTATTTCGGGCTACTGGCGAGTACTTTTATATTGGCACTTACCGGCTATTTGCAATATGCCGGAATTGTTTCGGCGAATCATCCTTATTTTGCGGTAACCGGTCCTTATGACAGTCCGGCTATCTATGGAGGCGTGATGTGTTTGTTGTTAAGTATCCTTTTTACTTGGTGTCTGCATACAGGCTATCGGAAGCACTACAAGTTTCTTTATATAATCACGGTTTTAATGGGAATTATTTGTTTGCCGGTATTTATCATTATCGGTTGCCGGGCGGCATGGGTCGCTCTTTTGATGGTTGTTGCCCGTTCTGTATACCTGTCTCGTTTTCGTTGTGGCAATGATTTTTTTGCCTGGTTTCGTTCTCATGCCGTTTTTCGGGTTTTGATACCTCTTCTCATTATCCTTTCCGTTTATGGACTTTACCGGTTTAAACCGGATTCTGCTGACGGAAGAATACTGATATGGAAAGTTACGCTAGGTATGGTAAAAGAGAAACCGTTAACCGGATTCGGCCCGGGAGGATTCACTGCCCATTATATGCATTACCAAGCCTCTTATTTGGAGGAAGGGGGGACGCCTCGCGAAAGATTTCTGGCTGATAGTAACCATTTGGTATATAATGAGCCTTTACGTTTGATGGTAGACTACGGGGTGGCAGGTTTCTTATTATACGCCTGTTTCTTATACATTGCGCTAATCATTCCCCGCAAAAAAGATGTGGTAACTTTATCAGCCCAATCGCTTTTAACGGGCTATTTAATTTGGGGTTTATTTGCTTATCCCGATCAGACGTTCCCTATGCAGGTAATTGCTCTGATAGCCTTGGCATGTTTATCTCATCGTTGCAGGAAGCCTCTTTGGGTTTTCCGGTTAGCTGCTCGCACCTGTAAAGTTTTGCAGATGGTTCTGCTGATAGCTGCAATAGGACTTGCCTTTACATTTACGGAGAAATATAGGTGTCATCGGAAATTCTATCAGATCATGAACGCTTACTCTTCAAACCGATTGGATGAGTCCGTTAAGGAATTAGCAACGATGGAGAGTATAATGCAGGATGAATCGGCTTATTGGATATATTATTGTATGCTTCTGAATAAGATAAAGTCCGATTCGGTCCTATTGGATAAGATAGTCAGATGGGAAGAATTATATCCTACTCCCGACACTTATATTATGAAGGGGGACCTTTGGCAGCGCATGGGGCAGTATGACAAGGCAGAAACCGCATACTTGCTTGCCAATTGGATGGTACCCTCGCGACAGCGTGCCCGTAGTAGGTTAGCGTTACTTTATCGGAGATTAGGACGGAATGAAGAAGCGATGTGCATAGCTCATGAAATTCTGACTGAAAAGGTCAAAGTCTACGGATTTCAGACTCATAAGATACATGAGGAATTAAAACGGATTTTCGAAAATCAAATTAAATAA